From the genome of Acidobacteriota bacterium, one region includes:
- a CDS encoding efflux RND transporter permease subunit: MRGKRQPNSSSTPTGSPRSSALAGFSVRYPVTICAVFSLLLLVGVVSLFKIPLVLFPDLDLPFVMVQVPYPNATPAHVLQTITKPVEEAVSTVPGIQWMQSFSSSGRSGVQTFFDFEMDVQRLRGEVRERVERVRTELPEDVERIDVVNFSTDDAPILGLRVASERNLQTAYEFLDLKIKRRIERVPGVAEVELFGTQRPEIAVYLSLDELRRYRVDAGRLFRSLSDINLDRSLGRFTDGGVRYGAMTRGMFRSMEDFKRFPVNERGLLLENVANVVYESPAAHASQHLNGEYAVGLWVRKAAEANTVTTVRGVEAELETIRSDPALEGIQLDVIRNAGAEIVKALKGLLTAGTVGALLALGVLVLFLRKWSAALVVALAIPLSLVGSLGFLYFGGLSLNVLSMMGLMLATGMLVDNAIVVLESIYRNLEQGADRLQAVKQGTREVQMAVIAATLTSIIIFVPLVFGAQSFLSFWLRHCGLAIIFALLCSLFLSLTLIPLAMGRFLKLDVARAAGAEAISAGGRGDVPPAGHGRKPGRRRIMDYYLKLVAWPLRHRFLVGFLMVPLAVAGSTWLLLNVVPDNAPDAQEPGSLRISYEFTENYHYAKIERDYVDPVESFLAENKEAFKIDQVFSSFSNNNASTEIYLHDDEVSLEEMEEIRLEISDGLPVIPGCRIELSGQSGRQNREGINVSLYGDDPRVLERLLREARTRLRENPDFSQVSSPRDSTREEVQVRLRRDLARRYGVSTQSVSQILGILMRGRQVRGFRTSEGEVDVIVRLRPEDRSGLEDLRSAVVGYGDDGEEILLSQVAELRIEKVAAQVQREDRQTYANFFATYSGDKKDEGIRQMTEVMDGLDYPEGYGWSLGFWTRRNQQSDQEWIFNILLALFMVYFVMASLFESLTHPLAIMLSLPFSVVGIAGFLLITGTPFNIMAKIGLLVLIGIVVNNGIVLIDRINTLRRRGIDRRRAILQGCRDRFRPIVMTATTTVVGLIPLAYSYSSFFDLRYFPMARTVMGGLIASTVLTLLVLPTYYTLFDDLTMWLKRSWQASDPSASLDPVGQDAPG; this comes from the coding sequence ATGCGGGGTAAGCGGCAACCGAATTCCTCATCGACTCCCACCGGAAGCCCCAGGTCCTCGGCGCTGGCCGGCTTCTCCGTCCGCTATCCGGTGACCATCTGCGCCGTCTTCTCCCTGCTGCTCCTGGTCGGCGTGGTCTCCCTGTTCAAGATCCCCCTGGTGCTGTTTCCCGACCTGGACCTGCCCTTCGTGATGGTGCAGGTTCCCTATCCCAACGCCACTCCGGCCCATGTTCTGCAGACCATCACCAAACCGGTGGAAGAGGCCGTGAGCACGGTCCCCGGAATCCAGTGGATGCAGTCTTTCTCCAGCAGCGGCAGGTCCGGGGTGCAGACCTTTTTCGATTTTGAGATGGATGTCCAGCGGCTGCGCGGGGAAGTGAGGGAGAGGGTCGAGCGGGTCCGCACTGAACTGCCGGAAGACGTTGAGCGGATCGACGTGGTGAACTTCAGTACCGACGATGCGCCAATCCTGGGATTGCGGGTCGCGTCCGAGAGGAACTTGCAGACCGCCTACGAGTTCCTGGACCTGAAGATCAAGAGGCGGATCGAGCGGGTCCCGGGAGTGGCCGAGGTCGAACTCTTCGGAACCCAGAGGCCCGAGATCGCCGTGTATCTGAGTCTCGATGAGCTCCGAAGGTACCGGGTGGATGCGGGCCGGCTTTTCCGGAGCCTTTCCGACATCAACCTGGACCGTTCCCTGGGCCGGTTCACGGACGGCGGAGTCCGCTACGGCGCCATGACCCGGGGCATGTTCCGATCCATGGAAGACTTCAAGCGTTTTCCCGTGAACGAGCGGGGTCTGCTGCTGGAAAACGTCGCCAACGTGGTTTACGAGAGTCCCGCGGCCCATGCCAGCCAGCACCTCAACGGCGAGTACGCGGTGGGTCTCTGGGTCCGCAAGGCGGCCGAAGCCAACACCGTGACGACGGTGCGGGGCGTTGAGGCGGAACTGGAAACGATCCGGTCGGACCCCGCGCTCGAGGGAATCCAACTGGACGTCATCCGCAACGCCGGCGCGGAGATCGTCAAGGCCCTGAAGGGACTCCTCACCGCCGGCACCGTTGGCGCGCTCCTGGCTCTGGGGGTCCTGGTCCTCTTCCTTCGCAAGTGGAGCGCGGCCCTTGTGGTTGCCCTGGCCATCCCCCTCTCTCTGGTCGGAAGCCTCGGGTTCCTCTACTTCGGCGGCCTGAGCCTGAACGTCCTCTCCATGATGGGGTTGATGCTGGCGACGGGAATGTTGGTGGACAACGCCATCGTCGTGTTGGAATCGATCTACCGGAATCTGGAGCAAGGGGCAGACCGCCTGCAGGCGGTCAAACAGGGCACCCGGGAGGTGCAGATGGCGGTGATCGCGGCCACCCTCACCTCCATCATCATTTTCGTCCCCCTGGTCTTCGGCGCCCAGAGCTTTCTCAGTTTCTGGCTTCGCCACTGCGGACTGGCCATCATCTTCGCGCTCCTCTGTTCCCTGTTCCTCTCGTTGACCCTGATCCCCTTGGCCATGGGACGCTTTCTGAAGTTGGACGTGGCTCGTGCCGCCGGCGCCGAAGCGATCTCCGCCGGAGGTCGCGGTGACGTCCCTCCTGCCGGGCACGGACGGAAGCCGGGCCGCCGGCGGATCATGGATTACTACCTGAAACTGGTGGCCTGGCCCCTGAGGCATCGCTTCCTGGTGGGTTTCCTGATGGTTCCACTGGCGGTCGCCGGTTCGACCTGGCTGCTACTGAACGTGGTCCCCGACAACGCTCCGGACGCCCAGGAGCCGGGCAGCCTCCGGATCAGCTACGAATTCACCGAGAACTATCACTACGCCAAGATCGAAAGGGACTACGTCGATCCGGTGGAATCCTTCCTGGCGGAGAACAAGGAAGCCTTCAAGATCGACCAGGTCTTCAGCTCCTTCTCCAACAACAATGCCTCGACCGAAATATATCTTCACGATGACGAGGTCAGCCTGGAAGAGATGGAGGAGATCCGCCTGGAGATCTCGGACGGTCTCCCGGTGATCCCGGGTTGCCGGATCGAGTTGTCCGGCCAGAGCGGAAGGCAGAACCGGGAAGGGATCAACGTGAGCCTCTACGGCGATGATCCTCGAGTCCTGGAGAGACTGCTGCGCGAGGCCCGGACCCGCCTGCGGGAAAATCCGGACTTTTCCCAGGTGTCCTCGCCCCGGGACAGCACTCGCGAGGAGGTTCAGGTCCGCCTGCGCCGGGACCTGGCCCGCCGCTACGGCGTTTCCACTCAATCCGTCTCCCAGATCCTGGGGATTCTGATGCGAGGCCGGCAGGTTCGGGGCTTCCGCACGTCGGAAGGGGAGGTGGACGTCATCGTCCGGCTCCGGCCGGAGGACCGGAGCGGGCTGGAAGACCTGCGCTCGGCCGTGGTGGGATACGGAGACGACGGCGAGGAGATCCTCCTGTCTCAGGTCGCCGAGCTTCGGATCGAGAAGGTTGCGGCTCAGGTCCAGCGGGAGGACCGGCAGACCTATGCCAACTTCTTCGCCACCTATTCCGGAGACAAGAAGGACGAGGGCATCCGGCAGATGACGGAGGTCATGGACGGGTTGGACTATCCGGAGGGCTACGGGTGGTCGCTGGGCTTCTGGACCCGGCGGAACCAGCAATCGGATCAGGAGTGGATCTTCAACATCCTGCTGGCGCTCTTCATGGTCTATTTCGTCATGGCCTCGCTATTCGAATCCCTGACCCATCCGTTGGCCATCATGCTGTCGCTGCCCTTTTCGGTGGTGGGAATCGCCGGCTTTCTGCTCATCACCGGCACGCCCTTCAACATAATGGCCAAGATCGGCCTCCTGGTGCTCATCGGAATCGTGGTGAACAACGGCATCGTCCTCATCGACCGCATCAACACCCTTCGGCGCCGCGGGATCGACCGCCGCCGCGCGATTCTGCAAGGTTGCCGCGATCGCTTCCGGCCCATCGTGATGACGGCGACCACCACGGTCGTGGGCCTGATTCCGCTGGCCTACAGCTACAGCAGCTTTTTCGACCTGCGTTACTTTCCCATGGCCCGCACCGTCATGGGCGGACTCATCGCCTCCACGGTGCTGACCCTGCTGGTGCTGCCCACCTACTACACCCTCTTCGACGACTTGACCATGTGGCTGAAGCGAAGCTGGCAAGCCAGCGACCCGTCCGCGTCCCTGGATCCTGTTGGCCAGGATGCGCCAGGTTAA